The following are encoded together in the Flavihumibacter fluvii genome:
- a CDS encoding TonB-dependent receptor domain-containing protein, translating to MRIYLAIFILLIGRITFGQNNEAKPTTDTFHSTLLNEVVVTASRLPENILRSPVSIQKAGRVFFTNSSAPSFFDALENIKGVQMITPSLGFRIVNTRGFANTTNVRFTQLVDGMDIQSPHIGSPIGNVLGPGDLDIESVEIIPGMSSALYGMNTVNGLAQFNSRDPFQSEGLSVQQKTAVTHLGDANSSAKLFSETSLRYVKKLNTNWALRFNGTFTKGYDWMADNYQDINPDANSSTQLFGTENPALNPVNSYGNESSNRKTLTLDGKSYVVARTGYTEMEVTEYTLQNIKADAGIFYQNSKGDKFSYTFRFAVLDNIYQRANRFRLTDYFLQQHALTYQSKALQARVYLNNENTGNSYNLRSMAENIDRNYKTDKTWFADYTTGYNQAQQNGADAVNAHRQARQFADNGRYEPGTSAFNDVLGQLQQINNWDQGAALKVKASFIHAEMQLNLTDSWLRKWKEKTGLELLAGGDHRSYFVVPDGNYFMNPAAGKEGKNIVYSRTGVFLSVNRNFFAGKLRLGAAGRADKNDYYQVLFNPRVTVVYAPSASQSIRMSYQAGYRYPILFEAFSNVNSGGVKRVGGLPVMSDGIFENAWLQTSIAAFQSAILKDVNQGGISRPAAIEKNKELLVKNPYTYIQPEHVQSFDAGYKRGMANGKLLLDIEIYMNKYRSFIAQANMNVPKTDTPDSIPYYLADNTKQDQYRMWTNSKTSVYQYGGSIGLQWKLNKGYLVTAHTTYAKLHKAKGEDGLEDGFNTPEWMYFTSIANEKIYKQFGAGVSFRWQSEYYWQSFLINGDVPATTAFDMHISYRFAKSPFRLKLGGSNITNKYYYSILGGPSIGGMYYLTATWGL from the coding sequence ATGAGAATTTATTTGGCCATATTTATATTGCTCATTGGACGTATAACATTTGGTCAGAATAATGAAGCAAAACCAACCACGGATACATTTCACAGCACTTTGCTAAATGAAGTTGTCGTCACTGCGTCAAGGTTACCGGAAAATATTTTACGCAGCCCAGTAAGTATCCAAAAAGCTGGCCGCGTCTTTTTTACAAATAGCTCAGCCCCGTCTTTTTTTGACGCCCTTGAAAATATCAAAGGTGTCCAAATGATCACACCCAGTTTGGGCTTTCGTATCGTGAACACCCGCGGTTTCGCTAATACGACCAATGTGCGCTTTACCCAATTGGTAGATGGAATGGATATACAATCACCACATATAGGCAGTCCGATAGGTAATGTCCTTGGGCCGGGAGACCTCGACATTGAAAGTGTGGAAATTATACCAGGCATGTCGTCTGCCCTGTATGGGATGAATACCGTAAATGGATTGGCGCAATTCAACAGCAGGGATCCCTTTCAATCAGAAGGTTTGAGCGTACAGCAAAAAACTGCAGTTACCCACCTTGGTGATGCCAATTCCAGCGCTAAATTATTTTCTGAAACCAGCCTGCGGTATGTAAAAAAACTCAACACTAACTGGGCACTTCGTTTCAACGGAACCTTTACAAAAGGTTATGACTGGATGGCTGATAATTACCAGGACATCAATCCTGATGCAAATTCCAGTACCCAGTTATTCGGTACCGAGAATCCGGCACTGAACCCGGTGAACAGTTATGGGAATGAATCATCGAACCGGAAGACGCTGACCCTGGACGGCAAATCATATGTTGTTGCAAGGACCGGTTATACAGAAATGGAAGTAACTGAATATACCCTTCAGAATATAAAAGCAGACGCCGGGATTTTCTACCAGAACAGTAAAGGGGATAAATTTTCTTATACATTCCGTTTTGCCGTCCTGGACAATATTTACCAGCGGGCTAACCGGTTCCGGCTGACTGATTATTTTTTGCAGCAACACGCCCTCACCTACCAATCCAAAGCCTTGCAGGCAAGGGTTTACCTGAATAATGAAAATACCGGCAACTCCTACAACCTTCGATCCATGGCTGAAAATATAGACCGGAATTACAAAACCGACAAAACCTGGTTTGCAGATTATACTACCGGTTACAACCAGGCGCAACAGAATGGCGCAGATGCTGTTAACGCACACAGACAGGCCAGGCAATTTGCAGACAATGGCCGGTATGAACCGGGAACCAGTGCATTTAATGATGTACTTGGACAATTACAACAGATCAACAACTGGGACCAGGGAGCCGCCCTGAAAGTAAAAGCCAGCTTTATCCACGCAGAAATGCAACTAAACCTTACCGATAGCTGGCTAAGGAAATGGAAGGAAAAAACAGGACTGGAATTGCTGGCAGGTGGGGATCATCGAAGTTATTTTGTAGTGCCCGATGGCAATTATTTCATGAATCCTGCAGCAGGTAAGGAAGGCAAGAATATTGTGTATAGCAGAACAGGTGTTTTCCTTTCTGTTAACCGGAATTTTTTCGCCGGAAAGCTCCGGCTGGGTGCTGCAGGCAGGGCCGATAAAAATGACTATTACCAGGTATTGTTTAATCCACGTGTAACTGTAGTTTATGCGCCTTCAGCTTCACAGAGTATCCGGATGTCATACCAGGCAGGATATCGGTACCCGATTTTGTTTGAAGCTTTTTCCAATGTAAATAGCGGTGGGGTAAAACGTGTTGGTGGATTACCCGTAATGTCGGACGGAATATTTGAGAATGCCTGGTTGCAGACCTCCATTGCTGCTTTCCAATCGGCTATCTTAAAAGATGTTAACCAAGGCGGAATATCAAGGCCGGCCGCTATTGAAAAAAACAAGGAATTACTGGTAAAAAATCCATACACCTATATCCAGCCTGAACATGTACAGTCTTTTGATGCCGGATACAAAAGAGGTATGGCCAATGGAAAATTATTGCTGGACATAGAAATTTACATGAACAAATACAGGTCCTTTATTGCCCAGGCCAATATGAATGTGCCCAAAACGGATACACCCGATTCCATTCCCTATTATTTAGCCGACAATACGAAGCAGGACCAATACCGCATGTGGACCAATTCAAAAACATCAGTATACCAATACGGTGGAAGTATCGGGTTGCAATGGAAACTTAATAAGGGATATTTGGTTACTGCACATACCACCTATGCCAAATTGCACAAAGCTAAAGGGGAGGATGGATTGGAAGATGGCTTCAATACGCCAGAATGGATGTACTTTACATCCATTGCCAATGAAAAAATATACAAACAATTTGGTGCAGGTGTCAGTTTCCGGTGGCAAAGCGAGTATTACTGGCAATCTTTCCTGATCAACGGCGACGTGCCGGCCACCACTGCGTTTGATATGCACATCAGTTACCGTTTCGCTAAATCACCATTCCGGCTAAAATTAGGTGGCAGTAATATTACGAACAAGTATTATTATTCTATATTGGGGGGGCCATCAATCGGAGGCATGTATTATCTTACTGCCACCTGGGGACTATAA
- the moaA gene encoding GTP 3',8-cyclase MoaA → MENKLVDTFNRVHNYLRISLTDNCNLRCFYCMPEEDYDFTPVSRLMQTHEISAIAKIFVEQGVNKIRLTGGEPLVRKDAAEVILSLSQLPVNLTMTTNGTRIHEFINLLKEAGIKSLNISLDTLDRDKFMLVTRRDQFKRVYDNIHLLLKEGFHVKVNVVVMKGMNDIEINDFVNWTKNEPVHVRFIEFMPFSGNRWTSNKVVTWQDILSVVGERFDILPLAGEPHDTAKKYIVPGHAGTFAVISTMSANFCGSCNRIRLTADGKIKNCLFSEHETDLLGPLRQGVEILPLIQANIRAKVKELGGQFTTDFENIHVEEIHNRSMITIGG, encoded by the coding sequence ATGGAAAACAAACTAGTAGATACGTTTAACAGGGTGCACAATTACCTCAGGATATCCCTGACCGATAATTGCAACCTGCGTTGTTTTTACTGCATGCCCGAAGAAGACTATGATTTTACACCAGTAAGCAGGCTGATGCAAACCCATGAGATCAGCGCTATCGCCAAAATATTTGTTGAACAGGGTGTGAATAAAATCCGACTTACGGGTGGAGAACCCCTGGTGAGGAAGGATGCTGCTGAAGTTATTCTTTCCTTATCCCAATTGCCGGTGAACCTGACCATGACCACTAATGGCACCCGTATCCATGAATTCATTAACCTGCTGAAAGAGGCGGGTATAAAGTCTTTAAATATTAGCCTCGACACCCTGGACCGCGACAAATTTATGTTAGTCACCAGGCGCGACCAATTCAAACGGGTTTACGACAATATCCACCTTTTGCTAAAGGAAGGATTTCATGTAAAAGTGAATGTTGTGGTAATGAAAGGCATGAACGACATTGAAATCAATGACTTTGTCAACTGGACAAAAAACGAGCCTGTGCACGTACGGTTTATTGAATTCATGCCATTTAGCGGAAATCGCTGGACAAGTAATAAAGTGGTAACCTGGCAGGATATTTTATCGGTTGTCGGAGAACGTTTTGATATCCTTCCACTAGCCGGTGAACCCCATGATACTGCCAAAAAATATATTGTTCCGGGCCATGCCGGGACATTCGCGGTAATCAGCACCATGAGCGCCAATTTCTGTGGAAGCTGCAACAGGATCCGCCTTACGGCAGATGGCAAGATCAAGAACTGTCTCTTCTCAGAACATGAAACAGACCTGCTGGGTCCATTAAGGCAGGGCGTTGAAATATTGCCGCTCATTCAGGCAAATATCCGGGCAAAGGTAAAGGAGCTGGGTGGCCAATTTACCACAGATTTCGAAAATATCCACGTAGAAGAAATTCATAACAGGTCGATGATAACTATTGGAGGATGA
- a CDS encoding nucleotidyltransferase family protein, whose translation MILAAGGSSRLGEPKQLLPYKGNTLLRQAAETALNTGWQPIVVVVGAHHEAISKTLTGMKITLAENHEWNKGMSTSLQAGLAKAEELAPDLDALIFMVCDQPMVTTTLLQELLKTHWATGKPIVACSYKDVSGTPALFAREVFPSLRDLTGDAGARKLIKTLGNKVATIDFPDGYIDIDTKNDYESFIQPEKWKTN comes from the coding sequence GTGATCCTTGCCGCTGGCGGCTCCAGCCGGTTGGGCGAACCCAAACAGCTCTTGCCTTATAAAGGGAACACTTTGTTGCGGCAGGCAGCAGAAACCGCACTCAATACAGGATGGCAGCCGATTGTTGTGGTAGTAGGTGCCCATCATGAAGCCATCAGTAAAACATTAACGGGGATGAAAATCACCCTGGCCGAAAATCACGAATGGAACAAAGGGATGTCCACTTCCCTACAAGCCGGACTGGCAAAAGCAGAAGAATTGGCCCCCGACCTGGATGCCCTTATATTTATGGTCTGCGACCAGCCTATGGTGACAACAACCCTGCTGCAGGAATTGTTAAAAACCCATTGGGCAACCGGAAAACCGATCGTTGCCTGCTCTTACAAAGATGTTTCAGGAACACCTGCGTTATTTGCCAGGGAAGTCTTTCCTTCGTTGAGGGATTTAACCGGAGACGCCGGTGCAAGAAAACTCATCAAAACCCTTGGCAACAAGGTGGCCACTATAGATTTTCCGGATGGTTATATAGATATCGATACAAAAAACGATTACGAATCATTTATTCAGCCAGAAAAATGGAAAACAAACTAG
- a CDS encoding XdhC family protein: MKEIKTIINAYDATRKNGQKSALVTVVHLEGSSYRRPGARMLVSDDGQMTGAISGGCLEGDALRKALLVLAQQQSRLVTYDTSDEDDATIGVQLGCAGVIQVLMEPILPAHPDNPIELLRKATAKRQEFVLVTGFSLEHKKSSQAGTCLLVEQDGSVSGQPGDELLLAAMLEDVALAFAQKKSSFRQYIWHDQNITAFIEYVPPSISLVIVGAGNDVMPVVAIADTLGWESNVVDGRPTHAKRERFASACQVLVSKPENVLEQMAIDDQTAFVLMTHNYNYDLAMLKALVKTHVPYIGVLGPRKKLDRMLGDMQAEGITLSEEQLSRVYGPVGLDLGGETAEEIALSIIAEIKAIMAGKSSLSLRLREEVIHARQQTQITEKKIN, encoded by the coding sequence ATGAAAGAAATTAAAACCATCATAAATGCGTATGATGCCACCCGCAAAAATGGGCAAAAATCCGCATTGGTTACGGTAGTTCACCTTGAAGGATCTTCTTATCGCAGGCCCGGTGCCCGGATGCTGGTATCAGATGATGGCCAGATGACCGGCGCGATAAGCGGTGGTTGCCTGGAAGGCGATGCCCTTCGTAAAGCCTTGCTGGTACTGGCCCAGCAACAATCCAGGCTCGTCACCTATGATACCAGCGATGAAGATGATGCAACAATTGGTGTACAGCTAGGTTGTGCCGGAGTGATCCAGGTGCTGATGGAACCTATCCTGCCTGCACATCCGGATAATCCTATTGAATTATTACGAAAAGCTACCGCCAAACGCCAGGAGTTTGTGCTGGTAACCGGATTTTCACTGGAGCATAAAAAAAGCAGCCAGGCAGGCACCTGCCTGCTGGTGGAACAGGATGGAAGCGTGAGTGGACAGCCCGGTGATGAATTATTGCTAGCAGCCATGCTTGAAGATGTTGCCCTGGCTTTTGCGCAAAAAAAATCTTCCTTCAGGCAGTACATATGGCATGACCAAAATATCACGGCATTTATAGAATACGTACCCCCATCCATTTCCCTGGTGATCGTTGGCGCCGGCAATGATGTGATGCCGGTGGTGGCCATAGCTGATACCCTGGGCTGGGAAAGTAATGTGGTAGACGGACGACCAACCCATGCTAAAAGGGAACGTTTTGCCAGTGCCTGCCAGGTGCTGGTATCCAAACCTGAAAATGTACTTGAACAAATGGCCATCGATGATCAAACTGCCTTTGTCCTCATGACCCATAACTATAATTATGACCTCGCCATGCTGAAGGCCCTGGTAAAAACCCATGTGCCATATATCGGGGTACTGGGCCCCAGGAAAAAACTCGATCGCATGCTGGGGGACATGCAGGCGGAAGGTATCACGCTTTCTGAAGAACAACTCAGCAGGGTGTATGGCCCTGTGGGACTGGATCTCGGCGGTGAGACGGCTGAGGAGATCGCTTTATCCATTATTGCTGAAATCAAAGCCATCATGGCCGGCAAAAGCAGTCTATCGTTAAGACTCCGCGAAGAAGTAATCCATGCCCGGCAGCAAACACAAATCACCGAAAAAAAAATCAACTGA
- a CDS encoding XdhC family protein, protein MLDQFLDKSQELRKKQEPFAIAIVVRRDAPSSGKTGDKAIVDKFGDIIGWVGGGCVRAIIIKESEDAMKSGKPRLVRIGQSIQNTQQESVMEYKMTCQSEGTVEVFIEPILPLPHLVVMGKTAIAKALVKLGKASGFKVTAVAPDAKIDTFEKPDELITRYNLDQVNTGPSTCIVVATQGDQDEPALEQALGKEHGYIGFVSSRKKGLTVMDYLKNAGLNETAISAIRSPAGIDINAKTPEEVAISILAEVIAVKSELPGTAGFSKFDETRQEAGKPKFYINPVCGVPVDINNPKHIIEYNNEKVYFCCDGCKVKFELEPEKYMNKAKGLMP, encoded by the coding sequence ATGCTTGACCAATTTTTAGATAAAAGCCAGGAACTGCGGAAAAAGCAGGAACCCTTTGCGATTGCCATCGTGGTGCGAAGAGATGCACCCAGTAGCGGCAAAACCGGCGATAAAGCCATCGTGGATAAATTCGGCGATATTATTGGCTGGGTTGGCGGTGGTTGTGTGCGGGCAATTATCATAAAAGAATCTGAAGACGCCATGAAATCCGGCAAACCGAGGCTGGTGCGGATCGGCCAATCCATACAAAATACCCAACAGGAATCTGTTATGGAATATAAAATGACCTGCCAGAGTGAAGGCACTGTAGAAGTTTTTATTGAACCCATTTTACCTCTTCCCCACCTTGTGGTGATGGGGAAAACAGCGATCGCCAAAGCACTGGTCAAACTGGGCAAGGCAAGCGGATTTAAAGTGACCGCCGTGGCGCCTGATGCCAAAATCGACACTTTCGAAAAGCCCGATGAACTGATCACGCGTTATAACCTCGACCAGGTGAATACCGGTCCATCAACCTGTATCGTCGTTGCAACACAAGGCGACCAGGATGAACCTGCACTGGAACAGGCACTTGGTAAGGAACATGGCTATATTGGGTTTGTTTCAAGCCGTAAAAAAGGCCTGACGGTGATGGATTACCTGAAGAATGCCGGACTCAACGAAACTGCCATTTCTGCAATAAGGTCTCCCGCAGGAATTGATATCAATGCAAAAACACCGGAAGAAGTAGCAATCAGTATCCTGGCTGAGGTCATTGCTGTAAAAAGTGAGTTACCTGGAACGGCAGGCTTCAGCAAGTTCGATGAAACCCGCCAGGAAGCCGGCAAACCCAAATTCTATATTAACCCGGTTTGCGGTGTACCCGTAGATATCAATAATCCAAAACATATCATCGAATACAACAACGAAAAAGTGTATTTCTGTTGTGATGGATGTAAGGTTAAATTTGAACTGGAGCCTGAGAAATATATGAACAAAGCCAAAGGCCTGATGCCATGA
- a CDS encoding vWA domain-containing protein, whose protein sequence is MKQQAFETNSITQSIVAFAQFARSHGLNVGLTETQDALLAADAGLLMSRVHFKSALKSIMCKSPEEARIFEKIFLLYWDTNPVDLQPNKNKTSVLGLVDKKTNASLVMLGRGRSTVDETEAKNVSGANEAERLKTTDLAKIGEMDAAQLEELSRRLFREMAMRMRRRMKESTKKGTVHLRRTIRKSIPYGGEPLELFRRSKKPKKQRLIILLDVSGSMDKYSHYLLRFICALREQFRQLEAFIFSTSLLRVTRALAFRQMDHLLATIGKQAENWSGGTRIGACLQEFSEKYGKQLLNGSPIVLILSDGLDTGDPEQLAAVLKQVKGRAKKIIWLNPLKGMKGYTPTARGMKAAMPSIDEFRPAHNLKSLLELENILQDA, encoded by the coding sequence ATGAAACAACAGGCATTTGAAACCAACAGTATTACCCAAAGTATTGTGGCTTTTGCGCAGTTTGCCAGAAGCCATGGTTTGAATGTTGGGCTGACGGAGACCCAGGATGCTTTACTCGCTGCTGATGCCGGACTATTAATGAGCCGTGTGCATTTCAAAAGTGCGCTTAAATCCATCATGTGCAAATCGCCGGAAGAGGCCCGTATATTTGAAAAGATTTTTTTACTCTACTGGGACACCAATCCAGTTGACCTGCAGCCCAATAAAAACAAGACCTCAGTGTTGGGATTGGTAGATAAAAAAACCAATGCATCGCTGGTGATGCTTGGAAGGGGGAGGTCAACAGTTGACGAAACTGAGGCCAAAAATGTTTCCGGAGCCAATGAAGCGGAAAGGCTAAAAACCACCGACCTGGCAAAAATTGGTGAAATGGATGCAGCGCAACTGGAAGAACTTTCGCGCAGACTATTCCGGGAAATGGCGATGAGGATGCGGCGAAGGATGAAAGAATCAACAAAAAAAGGTACTGTACACCTTCGAAGAACTATAAGGAAAAGTATCCCCTATGGTGGTGAACCACTTGAACTTTTCCGCCGGTCCAAAAAGCCGAAAAAACAAAGATTGATTATTTTACTGGATGTCAGCGGCTCAATGGATAAATACAGCCATTATCTTCTGCGATTTATTTGTGCCCTGCGCGAACAATTTAGGCAGCTCGAAGCTTTTATATTCAGTACTTCCCTTTTACGCGTTACCAGGGCATTGGCATTCAGGCAAATGGATCACCTGCTGGCCACAATTGGCAAACAGGCTGAAAACTGGTCGGGCGGCACAAGAATTGGTGCCTGCCTGCAAGAGTTTTCAGAAAAATACGGGAAACAATTATTGAACGGATCGCCAATTGTTTTAATCTTAAGCGATGGCCTGGATACCGGGGATCCAGAACAATTGGCTGCAGTATTGAAGCAGGTCAAGGGACGTGCGAAAAAGATCATCTGGCTGAATCCGCTGAAAGGGATGAAAGGGTATACACCAACAGCAAGGGGAATGAAGGCTGCCATGCCTTCTATTGATGAATTCAGGCCGGCACATAACCTGAAAAGTTTATTGGAACTGGAAAATATTTTACAAGATGCTTGA
- a CDS encoding AAA family ATPase yields the protein MNTIENQEQIIEALDKMQYVVDEEFATSLFLLLKLRKPLLLEGPPGVGKTEVALALSQLLETKLIRLQCYEGLDVNAALYEWNYQKQLLGIKLQEDSGLSVEEKEKHIFGHDYLLKRPLLESITQELQSPVLLIDELDRSDEEFEAFLLELLSAFQISIPEIGTIKAKHKPYVILTSNRTRELSDALKRRCLYHWIDYPDLDKEMQIVRKRLPAIEGKLLGQVVHAAQQFRMRKLVKTPGVSETIDWAESLMALGYREINEAAFNVSLGSILKSAEDISLIRTEGMGAFVN from the coding sequence GTGAATACAATTGAGAACCAGGAACAGATCATTGAAGCGCTTGACAAAATGCAATATGTTGTGGACGAGGAATTCGCCACTTCCCTTTTCCTGTTATTGAAACTGCGGAAACCGCTCCTGCTGGAAGGTCCGCCTGGCGTAGGAAAAACGGAAGTGGCGTTAGCCTTGTCACAATTACTGGAAACGAAATTAATACGGCTGCAGTGCTATGAAGGATTAGACGTGAATGCCGCATTATATGAATGGAATTACCAGAAACAATTATTGGGTATCAAGTTACAGGAAGACAGCGGCTTAAGTGTTGAAGAAAAAGAGAAACATATTTTCGGGCACGATTATTTGCTGAAAAGGCCCCTTCTGGAATCTATTACCCAGGAGTTACAATCACCTGTTCTGCTGATTGATGAACTGGACCGTTCCGACGAAGAGTTTGAGGCCTTTTTGCTCGAATTATTATCGGCCTTCCAGATCAGCATACCGGAGATCGGCACCATTAAGGCAAAACATAAGCCATATGTTATCCTAACGTCTAACCGTACCCGTGAATTAAGTGATGCCCTGAAAAGAAGGTGTTTATACCATTGGATTGATTACCCTGACCTGGACAAGGAGATGCAGATTGTACGCAAGCGCTTGCCCGCAATTGAGGGAAAACTATTAGGGCAGGTAGTGCACGCAGCACAACAATTCAGGATGCGAAAACTGGTGAAGACACCAGGCGTTTCAGAAACCATCGATTGGGCTGAATCTTTAATGGCCCTGGGATACCGTGAAATCAATGAAGCCGCATTTAATGTATCACTGGGTAGTATCCTGAAATCGGCAGAAGACATTTCGCTGATCAGGACGGAAGGAATGGGCGCATTTGTGAACTGA
- a CDS encoding SRPBCC family protein: MTTSITKSFHVEFPIDAVWNNLTNPAQVVTCVPGASLTETVDNDNYKGEVELKFGPVKAKYDGLITFLERNATTRKMSLKGIGTDSKGKGGADMKMDGQLSEKDGGTDVNVTMEVNVTGMMAQFGSRLINDVSNQVFDQFVNNFKKQLAGEQVDNTLSAGSMVGGMLKGMFGKK, from the coding sequence ATGACAACGAGCATAACAAAATCATTCCACGTGGAGTTCCCCATCGATGCAGTATGGAACAACCTCACGAACCCGGCACAGGTAGTAACCTGTGTGCCGGGTGCATCACTAACTGAAACGGTGGATAATGATAATTACAAAGGCGAGGTAGAATTAAAGTTCGGTCCGGTCAAAGCCAAGTATGACGGCCTGATCACTTTCCTGGAAAGGAATGCAACGACCAGGAAAATGTCACTCAAGGGCATTGGTACTGACAGCAAGGGTAAAGGTGGCGCAGACATGAAGATGGACGGGCAGCTTTCTGAAAAGGACGGTGGCACTGATGTGAACGTCACTATGGAAGTGAATGTAACCGGCATGATGGCACAGTTCGGTTCCAGACTGATCAATGATGTGTCCAACCAGGTCTTTGACCAGTTTGTGAATAATTTTAAAAAACAGCTTGCCGGCGAACAGGTAGACAATACACTGAGTGCCGGATCCATGGTTGGTGGCATGCTGAAAGGAATGTTTGGTAAAAAATAA